CTTTAGCATTTCAATGTCTTTGTCTTTCATTATGGTATTTGTGCAGACATATAGCTTAGCTCCATACTCCCTTGTCATTTCACTTGCCTTTTTAATGTCTTCGAGGGAAAAATTACTTGCATTAACCCTCATATTCATATCTTCAAGGCCAATATAAACTGCATCTGCACCATTTTTAAGTGCACTGATTAATGAAATAAAATTTCCTGCAGGAGCTAACAATTCCACCATAAAAACAACTCATAAATAAATCAAACAAACTTCATAAAAATTAAATAAAAATAAAAATATAAAAATAGAATTTAAAAAATAAAAAAGATGAAAATTTATTCATCTTCTTCAGCTGCATCTCTTAAAGGTTGATAATAATCATAGTAGGATTCCGCTTCTAAATCATCAGGAATCTCAGTAGGATAATCCTCATTGATACAGCCTAAGCATAACTTGTCCCCATCAATGCCAATAGCTTCGATAAGAGATTCTATGCTGATATAACCTAAAGTTTCTGCACCTAATTGTTTTCTGATATCATCGATTTCCAAATTAGCTGCAATCAATTCCTCTTTAGTAGCAAGAGCAACACCGTAGAAACATGGTGCAATTACAGGAGGGCATCCAATCAACATATGCACCTCTTTAGCGCCTGCTGCCTTAAGGATTCTTACTAAGGACTCGGAAGTTGTACCTCTAACGATACTGTCATCGATTACAACAACACTTTTTCCTTCAAGTTCATGTCTTAATGGGTTTAATTTAAGTCTTACAGCAATTTCACGCTCTTCTTGGGTTGGCATAATGAAAGTTCTTCCAACATACCTGTTCTTGATTAATCCTTCACCGTATGGAATTCCTGAAGCCCTTGCATATCCAATAGCTGCAGGGATTGATGAATCCGGAACAGGCAATACCAAATCTGCATCAATAGGGTATTCCTTATACAATGCTTCACCGATTCTAAGTCTTGTATTGTAAACGCTTCTCTCATCAATTACGCTATCCGGACGGGCAAAGTAAACATATTCAAACATACAATGTGCCCTTTTGGAACCTTTTGCAGATGGCAATATATGGGAATTGATCTTATTGTCCTTAAAGTAAATCAATTCACCAGGCTCCAGATCACGAATAAGCCTTGCATCAATCACATCAAATGCGACAGTTTCAGATGCAACTACGAAATGATCATCGGTTTCACCTAAAACCAAAGGTTTCATAGCCATAGGATCCCTTAAAACATACAATTCATCATTGATTAAAATAACCAAGGAATAGGAACCTATTAACCTTTGAGAAACTGTATCGATTACCTTAAGGAAATCCTTCTCGTTTTTAGCCTCTTCCTTAATCAAGTAACAAACAACTTCAGAATCAGTATCAGATTTGAATTCATAACCTTTCTTAATCAATTCATCTCTTAAGGCACCTGAATTAACAATATCACCATTATGAGCCATAGCGATGAATCCATCATCCAATTCAGTGAAGAATGGCTGTGAATTTTCTATTTTTGACTGGCCAGTAGTGGAATATCTTACATGCCCAATACCTACATTACCAGCTAAGCTCTTGATTAAAGAATTGTTAAAAACATCAGTTACTAAACCCATTCCACAATAAAAGTTCAAACCATAATTGATGTTATGGGTAGCTATACCTGCAGATTCCTGTCCTCTATGCTGTAAAGCATATAAACCATAATAAATCAAGTGAGAAACATCCTTAAGATTGTCTTTAGAATGTATTCCTACAATACCACACTTATCTTTCAATATTTAATCTCCTTACCCTATTAAGACATAAAATTTTTAATAATTTTAAATCATGAATATAATATTTTGAACTTAAAAAAATATTATATAATTATTTATAAATTTTCTAATATTTATAATAAATCTTTTTGAAAAAAATTTTAAAAAAATTAATAAAAAGTAGATGAGAGAATTTAAGAGAAAATAAAATAAAAAAAGTGAAAAAATAGTGAAAAAAATAAAATGATAGTTAAAAAAAAGAAAATTAAAATAACCGATTATTTAACCCCAAAGGTTTGAAAAAGCATTGTAAATTTCTTCTTCATCATCATCTACATTATCTTCATCATCATAATCATAATCTTCTTCTCTGTTGTTATAACTTGAATCTTCACTTGAGTCATCCTCTTCATCCTCAATTGACTTGAGAGACTTGAGATTAAAAACATTTATGTCCTCCTTTTTGGACTCATCCATGAAAGCATTGCTAAACAAATCATCATCAATAATAGACTCTTCGGAGGAATTATCTAAATCTGAATTTCCTTCAAATCTTTCATTATAGATAAAACCGTCATCCTTTGGAGCATTGAAAATGTCATTCTCCTCTATTGTCTCAAATCCAGATGTGGAAAATGAGGAGCTTGAACCGAACTCATCAATGTCATCGAACTTGAAATTGCTCTTGAAATTATTGTAATCCAAATCCTGCTTATTTGTATCAGACAGGATAAATGCAGTCTTAATAATCTTCAACCAATCTAATGCATCTTCCTTAGACTCTGCACAAATGGCTCCTTGACCTATCATAAGGTTTTTAGGACGGAAATTGTCTGTACTGATTAGAATAAACTTATAAACATCCTGAGACAAGTATTCTCCAAACAAGCCATACCACAATTCATTTAATGAATAGACTTCCAATGAGTTCTTGCTATGGATTCCCTCAAATCTTGACTTTAAATCTGAAAAGTCTGACTTGATTTGATCCAATTGCCTTTGGAGTATTTTTACTTCCTCCAATGCCTTTTCATTTTTCTCTCTCAATGATTTGGATTCTTTAACTAAAAGGTCATTTTCTCTAGTTATCTTATCATATTTCAATGATTCCTCTTCGAAATCTTTTTTAAGTTCAGAATACTTTCTTTTTGAATCATTGATTGAAGATAGATTGGAAATGCTGTATAATCCTCCACGAATAATTGAATTTGCTATTTCATCCTCCATGAGATTATCATCATAATCATCATAATCATAGCCATTCAATTCATCAAGTGAAGGAAGTTTCAAGTATTCAATGTAATTAAACTCATTCTTCAAGGATTTCTTGAAGTTTTGATATAACTTATGGCTTTCTGCATTGTTTTCAGATGCGATTAAAACCAAATCTGCACCAATTACAGTATTTTTAGCTATTTCAATGTCTTTTGTTGGAATTATGGAAGAGATGTTCACATTAAAATTAGATAAGTCAAAATTGCTTACAGCCTTGGAAAGGAATTCCAAATAATCCAAATTGGTTAGGATTATCCTAACATCAACCAATTCCCCTGCATTTAATTCATTTGAGTAAGTATCTCCAAAATCGTTAAATCCATAATCGTTTTCTTCAAAATTATCCATTTTAACACTCCTCTTTTAAAAGAAAATCTCTAAATCTAACTATTGTTTTCCAAATCACAATTCTTAAACATGAATCTTCTTATGCCAATTCCAAGCAGATTCCACAATGTCTTCCAATTCTGTAACTTGAGGTTTCCATCCCAATATCTCTTCTGCCTTTTTGGAATCAGCTATTAGGATATCAGGATCACCTGGACGTCTTCCTTCAATCTTTACATCAAAGTCAATTCCAGTGACCTTTTTGCAAGTGTCAACAACTTCCTTAACAGAAAATCCATTGCCATTTCCCAAATTGAAAATATTGCTGTCATTGAAAGGTTCCTCCAAATACTGCAATGCTTTCAAATGGGCATCAGCCAAGTCATTTACATGAATATAATCCCTGATGCAAGTGCCATCAGGAGTGCTGTAATCATCACCAAAGATTGAAATGCTGTCTCTTCTTCCAAGAGCCGCATCCAATACCAAAGGAATTAGATGGGATTCTGGGTCATGGCCTTCACCAATCTCACAATCCAAGTCTGCACCTGCTGCATTGAAATATCTTAGTGAAACATATTTCAAGCCACCAAAATCAGACTCATCCTTCAATAGGTTTTCAACCATTAGTTTTGATTCTCCATAAGGGTTGATTGGCTTCAATTCACTATCCTCATTGATAGGAATGGATTTTGGAATGCCATATAATGCAGCTGTTGATGAAAAGATAAATTTTCTCACTCTGAATTCCTTCATGATCTTAAGCAAATTCAAGGTGTTTTCATAATTGTTCTTGAAATACTTTTCAGGTTCCTCAACAGATTCCGCTACAGATGAAAATGCTGCAAAGTGCATTACTGCCTCAATATCATTGTCTTGAAAGATTTCCCTTACTTTCTCACTATCGCTTAAATCTGCATTTACAAAATCTCCCCATTTTACTGCAGACTTATGGCCTTTGGATAGGTTATCCAGAACTATTGTTTCATAACCGGAATTATTAAGCAATTTATTGACATGGGCGCCTATATATCCCGCTCCACCAGTAATTAATATCATATTATCACAAATAGCTAATTATTGATTTAATAAAATACTTTCCTTTATTAAATTTTAAAAATATTTGATTTTTAATCTATGTTTAAAATATATATTAATATTTACTTTATTTTAATGAATATATAACTTTTTACATTATTTTAATGAAAACAAAGCGAAATTATTAGAAAAAGAGTGATATGAGATTATAAAAATTATTAGAAAAATTAAAAAAAGAAAAATAGTCAGATTCTTCCCAAAAATTGGAAAGAATTTTGGTCCAGGTTTTCAGGCCTAAGGCCTGGAAAGCTGGCCTATAAGAATAATTTACGTAATTTTAAAGCTGCACTTGGTTGCACTTTAATTAATGCTTTTACAAGTTCAGTAGTACCGAGTGTGGTAAATTCAAGATCTCTGAAAGCATGAGCGATACTGTTTAAGTCATCATCACTCAAACTCCATAAGTAGTCACAAGCTTTGCTGTATTTGTCCATATCGTGGCCCATAGCTTCGTCTACCAAATCAGCGTATTTCTTAAGGAATTCTTTAGAGCAATCTCCTGCTGCAATAGCTTCAGCAGCGATTTGTCCTGCTAATTTACCACCAGTAATACCGCTGGTGATTCCTCCACCGGTTAATGGGTTAACTTGGCTTGCTGCATCTCCACAAAGCAAGATGTTGTCATTGTACATTTCTTTTACAAGACCGCCAACAGGGTCTCCACCTACATTCAATTCTACAGGTTGAGCATCCTTAAGTGCGTAACAGTTGTTTACAGCATCAACTAAGTATTCGTAAGCGGATTTTTCAGCCATTTCAGGAATGATAGCGAGTCCTGCATTTACGATATCGTCACCTTT
This genomic window from Methanobrevibacter ruminantium contains:
- the purF gene encoding amidophosphoribosyltransferase — protein: MKDKCGIVGIHSKDNLKDVSHLIYYGLYALQHRGQESAGIATHNINYGLNFYCGMGLVTDVFNNSLIKSLAGNVGIGHVRYSTTGQSKIENSQPFFTELDDGFIAMAHNGDIVNSGALRDELIKKGYEFKSDTDSEVVCYLIKEEAKNEKDFLKVIDTVSQRLIGSYSLVILINDELYVLRDPMAMKPLVLGETDDHFVVASETVAFDVIDARLIRDLEPGELIYFKDNKINSHILPSAKGSKRAHCMFEYVYFARPDSVIDERSVYNTRLRIGEALYKEYPIDADLVLPVPDSSIPAAIGYARASGIPYGEGLIKNRYVGRTFIMPTQEEREIAVRLKLNPLRHELEGKSVVVIDDSIVRGTTSESLVRILKAAGAKEVHMLIGCPPVIAPCFYGVALATKEELIAANLEIDDIRKQLGAETLGYISIESLIEAIGIDGDKLCLGCINEDYPTEIPDDLEAESYYDYYQPLRDAAEEDE
- the galE gene encoding UDP-glucose 4-epimerase GalE, whose amino-acid sequence is MILITGGAGYIGAHVNKLLNNSGYETIVLDNLSKGHKSAVKWGDFVNADLSDSEKVREIFQDNDIEAVMHFAAFSSVAESVEEPEKYFKNNYENTLNLLKIMKEFRVRKFIFSSTAALYGIPKSIPINEDSELKPINPYGESKLMVENLLKDESDFGGLKYVSLRYFNAAGADLDCEIGEGHDPESHLIPLVLDAALGRRDSISIFGDDYSTPDGTCIRDYIHVNDLADAHLKALQYLEEPFNDSNIFNLGNGNGFSVKEVVDTCKKVTGIDFDVKIEGRRPGDPDILIADSKKAEEILGWKPQVTELEDIVESAWNWHKKIHV